The proteins below come from a single Microbulbifer sp. Q7 genomic window:
- a CDS encoding M2 family metallopeptidase, with translation MKKLALVIAAATFTLAGCDRESTGGQPPAAANPPSNLTYAADTTDAGTVAKASQSGDQLNAEGAKAFLDDAQQRLAKMAEEASHASWLASTYINLDSQFVEALAMERYTSLAVELAQEAAKFDSVDLDPETRRMLTMLKQGLVFPAPNDPKLTAELAQIGSKMQGMYGAGKYCPDEKAGGDQSGEAGDKCYTLTEMGQMMANSRDPKLLKDLWVGWRKVSPPMKPLYERQVEIGNAGAKELGYDNLSVMWRSKYDMPADAFAADMDNQWNKVKPLYEALHCHVRAKLNEHYGDDVVPASGKIPAHLLGNMWAQEWGNVYDVVKDDDMQAPYDLTQLVVDSGMSEKDMVKVGEKFFTSLGFKPLPETFWARSQFVQPRDRDVVCHASAWNLDGKDDIRIKMCINKTGEDLITVHHELGHNFYQRIYNEQPFLYKEGANDGFHEAVGDTIALSITPKYLKEIGLMDEIPGADKDIGYLMQQALDKIAFLPFGLLVDKWRWQVFNGEVQPGDYNKAWWKLREDYQGIQAPVERSEANFDPGAKYHIPGNTPYARYFLARIQQFQFHRALCEAAGETGPLHRCSIFKNKAAGEKLRNMLAMGASKPWPDAMEALTGQRELDASAIVDYFQPLMGYLKEQNADRQCGW, from the coding sequence ATGAAAAAGCTTGCGTTGGTAATCGCCGCTGCCACCTTCACCCTTGCGGGGTGTGATCGAGAATCCACCGGAGGACAGCCCCCCGCTGCCGCCAATCCCCCCTCAAACCTGACCTACGCCGCCGATACCACCGACGCTGGTACCGTGGCGAAGGCGTCGCAAAGCGGCGATCAATTGAATGCTGAGGGTGCCAAGGCATTCCTGGACGACGCGCAGCAGCGCTTGGCCAAAATGGCTGAAGAAGCGAGCCATGCCAGCTGGCTGGCGTCCACCTATATCAATCTCGACTCGCAGTTTGTCGAGGCACTGGCGATGGAGCGCTATACATCCCTTGCGGTGGAGCTAGCACAGGAAGCCGCCAAGTTCGACAGCGTCGATCTGGATCCCGAAACCCGCCGCATGCTCACCATGCTCAAGCAGGGCCTGGTTTTCCCTGCTCCCAACGATCCCAAGCTGACCGCTGAGCTGGCGCAGATCGGCTCAAAGATGCAGGGCATGTACGGGGCCGGAAAATATTGCCCGGATGAAAAGGCGGGTGGGGATCAGTCTGGTGAAGCGGGGGACAAGTGTTACACCCTCACGGAAATGGGCCAGATGATGGCCAATAGCCGGGATCCCAAGCTGCTGAAGGATCTGTGGGTTGGCTGGCGCAAGGTGTCGCCACCGATGAAGCCGCTGTACGAGCGCCAGGTGGAAATTGGCAATGCCGGCGCCAAGGAACTGGGCTACGACAACCTGAGTGTGATGTGGCGCTCCAAATACGATATGCCCGCGGATGCCTTTGCGGCGGATATGGACAACCAGTGGAACAAGGTAAAACCCTTGTACGAGGCATTGCACTGCCATGTGCGTGCAAAGCTGAACGAACACTATGGCGATGATGTGGTGCCGGCCAGTGGAAAAATCCCGGCGCATTTGCTCGGCAATATGTGGGCACAGGAATGGGGTAACGTCTACGACGTCGTCAAAGACGATGACATGCAGGCGCCGTACGACCTGACTCAGCTGGTGGTGGATTCCGGCATGAGTGAAAAAGACATGGTGAAAGTGGGTGAGAAGTTCTTCACTTCACTCGGTTTCAAGCCATTGCCGGAAACCTTCTGGGCGCGCTCGCAGTTTGTGCAGCCGCGGGATCGCGATGTGGTGTGCCACGCAAGTGCCTGGAACCTGGATGGTAAGGACGATATCCGCATCAAGATGTGCATCAATAAGACCGGTGAAGACCTGATCACCGTGCACCATGAGCTTGGGCACAACTTCTACCAGCGTATCTACAATGAGCAGCCGTTCCTGTACAAGGAAGGCGCCAACGATGGTTTCCACGAGGCGGTGGGGGACACCATTGCGCTGTCCATTACACCCAAGTACCTGAAAGAAATCGGATTGATGGATGAAATCCCCGGCGCCGACAAAGACATCGGCTACCTGATGCAACAGGCACTGGACAAGATCGCGTTCCTGCCGTTTGGTCTGCTGGTGGACAAGTGGCGTTGGCAGGTATTCAACGGCGAAGTGCAGCCCGGTGATTACAACAAGGCCTGGTGGAAACTACGGGAAGACTATCAGGGTATCCAGGCACCGGTAGAGCGCAGTGAGGCGAATTTCGATCCGGGTGCCAAATATCATATTCCGGGCAATACCCCTTACGCGCGATACTTCCTCGCGCGTATCCAGCAGTTCCAGTTCCACCGTGCCTTGTGTGAGGCCGCCGGGGAGACCGGGCCGCTGCATCGCTGTTCCATCTTCAAAAATAAAGCTGCCGGCGAAAAGCTGCGCAACATGCTGGCCATGGGCGCCAGCAAACCGTGGCCGGATGCGATGGAAGCGCTCACCGGGCAGCGGGAACTGGATGCCTCCGCGATTGTGGATTATTTCCAGCCGCTGATGGGTTACCTCAAGGAACAAAACGCGGATCGCCAGTGCGGCTGGTGA
- a CDS encoding Dps family protein gives MSNIDIGIGEKDREKVAEGLKRLLADSYTLYLQTHNFHWNVTGRLFRELHLMFEEHYTELATAVDDIAERIRTLDVVAPGTYKAFAELSSVKEVEDVPAAEEMVRILTQGHEQVVKTCRDVLKAAQDADDESTAALVGDRMRVHEKTAWMLRATAQ, from the coding sequence ATGAGCAATATTGATATCGGGATTGGTGAGAAAGATCGTGAAAAGGTCGCGGAGGGTTTGAAACGTCTGTTGGCGGATTCATACACCCTGTATCTGCAGACCCACAACTTCCACTGGAATGTGACCGGTCGCCTTTTCCGTGAGTTGCACCTGATGTTCGAGGAGCACTACACCGAACTGGCAACCGCCGTAGACGATATTGCAGAGCGCATTCGCACCCTGGACGTAGTGGCACCGGGAACCTATAAGGCGTTTGCAGAGCTGAGCTCGGTGAAGGAAGTGGAAGATGTACCCGCTGCCGAAGAGATGGTGCGGATCCTGACCCAGGGTCACGAGCAGGTAGTGAAGACCTGTCGCGACGTATTGAAGGCGGCGCAGGACGCAGATGACGAATCCACTGCAGCACTGGTGGGCGACCGTATGCGTGTGCATGAGAAGACCGCTTGGATGTTGCGGGCCACCGCCCAGTAA
- a CDS encoding PadR family transcriptional regulator, with protein MEVRRGALTLAVLLALAEPHYGYSLRKKLARQGLEIDEGTLYPLLRRLEEQGLLSSYWQQEEGRKRRFYQIDSSGEIALAAMRREWQSLNLVIGQLAEKIQYGDGINGERD; from the coding sequence ATGGAAGTACGCCGAGGGGCTCTCACGTTGGCGGTATTGCTTGCGCTGGCAGAGCCGCACTATGGCTACTCCCTGCGCAAAAAGCTGGCCCGGCAAGGGTTGGAGATCGACGAGGGCACCCTCTACCCACTGCTGCGCCGGCTGGAAGAGCAGGGCCTGCTGTCCAGCTATTGGCAGCAGGAAGAGGGGCGCAAGCGGCGTTTTTACCAGATCGATAGCAGTGGCGAGATCGCGCTGGCAGCAATGCGCAGGGAGTGGCAAAGCCTCAACCTGGTGATCGGCCAGCTTGCGGAAAAGATTCAATACGGAGACGGAATCAATGGCGAAAGAGACTGA
- a CDS encoding LysR family transcriptional regulator yields the protein MNTTIKQLRAFVTVARTRSLAEASAQLHVSQPAISIAIRSLEESLGGALFSRDGRQLVLTPEGSAFVERAQQLLHNWDNTLDAVQQRFRLQQGQLSIAAIPAFALNQLPGLLKQFHQQHPDINIVLEDIVMEGVVKAVQEGRAELGFSFCPDDLGNLRFTPIGDDRFVAVLPEGHKLQCNKVVRWQDLAQEQFVAMNRGSAVRRWTDAAFAQNATSGEASPRLLCEASQLSTIGRLVQSGLGVSAVPNLCAEQMRDYGLVCKPLAEPVVTHAVGILAREAGALSAPAQTFLTLVLDAHA from the coding sequence ATGAACACCACCATCAAACAGCTGCGCGCCTTTGTGACGGTGGCCAGAACCCGCAGTCTGGCGGAGGCGAGCGCACAGCTGCACGTTTCTCAACCGGCCATCTCCATCGCCATTCGCAGTCTGGAAGAGTCCCTGGGGGGTGCCCTGTTCAGCCGCGACGGCAGGCAACTGGTGCTGACACCGGAGGGCTCCGCCTTTGTGGAGCGCGCCCAGCAACTGCTGCACAACTGGGACAACACCCTCGATGCGGTGCAACAGCGCTTTCGCCTGCAACAGGGGCAACTGTCCATCGCCGCCATCCCCGCCTTTGCCCTGAACCAGTTGCCGGGGCTGCTCAAGCAGTTTCACCAGCAACACCCGGATATCAATATCGTGCTGGAAGACATCGTGATGGAGGGGGTAGTGAAAGCGGTTCAGGAGGGACGTGCGGAACTCGGGTTCAGTTTTTGCCCGGACGATCTGGGCAACCTGCGCTTCACCCCCATCGGGGACGACCGGTTTGTGGCAGTGCTGCCCGAGGGCCACAAGTTACAGTGCAATAAAGTGGTGCGCTGGCAGGATCTGGCGCAGGAGCAGTTTGTTGCCATGAACCGGGGTTCGGCGGTGCGCCGCTGGACCGACGCCGCGTTTGCCCAAAACGCGACCTCCGGGGAAGCCTCCCCGAGGCTACTATGTGAGGCAAGCCAGCTCAGCACCATCGGCCGGCTGGTCCAGAGTGGCCTGGGGGTCAGCGCGGTTCCCAACTTGTGTGCGGAACAAATGCGTGACTATGGACTGGTGTGCAAACCATTGGCGGAGCCTGTGGTGACCCACGCAGTGGGAATTCTCGCGCGGGAAGCCGGCGCCCTGTCGGCGCCGGCCCAGACGTTTCTTACCCTCGTGTTAGACGCGCACGCCTGA
- a CDS encoding acetoacetate--CoA ligase — MSNPVAPLWQPTPEAVAATQMDQFRRRVNDHHQQALPDYGALYQWSVDNRESFWGELWDFGEVVASARGERVLGKDTMPGAEWFPDARLNFAENLLRFRDDRVALIERLENGGRRQLTYAQLFEKVERLAAALVSVGVGKGDRVAGFMPNIIDTVVAMLATTSLGAIWTSCSPDFGINGVLDRFGQVEPKVLFACEGYYYNGKTIDSLPRLAQIVEQIESIQQLVVVPVARDASQTADAIGGLDRATTLDAFTETAPARPLSFEQTAFNHPLYIMYSSGTTGVPKCIVHGVGGTLLQHIKEHRLHTDISRDDTLFYFTTCGWMMWNWLVSGLACGATLVLYDGSPFYPAAQCLWDMADEENISVFGTSAKYIAALEKADCKPRESHRLEHLRAVLSTGSPLAHEGFRYVYRDIKADVCLSSISGGTDIVSCFALGNPALPVYPGELQCRGLGMAVEVWNDDGKPVLEDKGELVCARSFPCMPIGFWNDPDGSKYHGAYFDNWPGVWAHGDYAEITEHGGVIIYGRSDAVLNPGGVRIGTAEIYRQVEKVEEVLDSICIGQEWRDDVRVVLFVVLREGLTLDDELTQKIRTTIRANTTPRHVPAKVIQVADIPRTISGKIVELAVRNVVHGKPVKNQEALANPQALKLFENLAALSGE, encoded by the coding sequence ATGAGCAATCCCGTAGCACCCCTCTGGCAACCCACGCCCGAAGCCGTAGCCGCCACCCAGATGGATCAGTTCCGTCGCCGGGTGAACGACCACCATCAGCAGGCGCTCCCCGACTACGGGGCCCTGTACCAGTGGTCTGTGGATAACCGCGAATCCTTCTGGGGTGAGCTTTGGGACTTCGGCGAGGTCGTGGCCAGTGCGCGTGGAGAGCGTGTATTGGGTAAAGACACCATGCCCGGTGCCGAGTGGTTTCCCGACGCGCGCTTGAACTTTGCGGAAAACCTGCTGCGATTCCGCGACGATCGCGTGGCCCTGATCGAGCGTCTGGAAAATGGCGGGCGCCGTCAGCTGACCTACGCACAGCTGTTCGAGAAGGTCGAGCGCCTCGCCGCTGCGCTGGTCAGTGTGGGGGTAGGCAAGGGCGATCGGGTTGCGGGATTTATGCCCAATATCATCGATACGGTGGTGGCCATGTTGGCCACCACCAGCCTCGGGGCCATCTGGACGTCCTGTTCACCGGATTTCGGAATCAACGGGGTGCTGGACCGCTTCGGTCAGGTAGAGCCGAAAGTGCTGTTTGCCTGTGAAGGGTATTACTACAACGGCAAAACCATCGATTCTCTGCCGCGCCTGGCCCAGATCGTCGAGCAGATCGAGTCGATTCAGCAGCTGGTGGTGGTGCCCGTGGCGCGCGACGCGTCGCAGACCGCTGACGCCATTGGCGGCCTGGACCGCGCCACTACCCTGGATGCCTTTACCGAAACGGCACCGGCGCGCCCGTTGAGCTTTGAGCAGACTGCGTTCAATCATCCGCTCTATATCATGTACTCCTCCGGCACCACCGGCGTGCCCAAGTGCATCGTCCACGGTGTCGGCGGCACACTGCTGCAGCACATCAAAGAGCACCGTCTGCACACGGATATTTCCCGTGATGACACGCTGTTTTACTTCACCACTTGTGGCTGGATGATGTGGAACTGGCTGGTAAGTGGCCTCGCGTGTGGGGCCACCCTGGTGTTGTACGACGGCTCGCCGTTTTACCCCGCTGCCCAGTGCCTGTGGGATATGGCCGATGAAGAAAATATCAGTGTCTTCGGAACCAGTGCCAAATACATTGCCGCGCTGGAAAAGGCGGACTGCAAGCCCCGCGAAAGTCATCGACTGGAGCACCTGAGGGCGGTACTTTCCACCGGTTCGCCGCTTGCCCACGAGGGATTCCGCTATGTGTACCGGGATATCAAGGCCGACGTCTGCCTGTCGTCCATTTCCGGCGGCACCGACATTGTGTCCTGTTTTGCGTTAGGCAACCCGGCGCTGCCGGTGTACCCGGGCGAGCTGCAGTGCCGTGGCCTGGGCATGGCGGTGGAAGTCTGGAACGACGACGGCAAGCCAGTGCTGGAAGACAAGGGCGAGCTGGTGTGCGCACGTTCCTTCCCCTGCATGCCGATCGGTTTCTGGAACGATCCGGATGGCAGCAAGTACCACGGCGCCTACTTCGATAACTGGCCGGGTGTGTGGGCGCACGGGGACTATGCAGAAATTACCGAGCATGGTGGGGTGATCATTTACGGTCGCTCCGATGCGGTTCTTAATCCCGGCGGAGTGCGTATCGGCACCGCGGAAATCTATCGGCAGGTGGAAAAGGTAGAGGAGGTGCTCGACAGTATCTGCATCGGCCAGGAGTGGCGCGATGACGTGCGGGTTGTGCTGTTCGTGGTGCTGCGCGAAGGCCTGACGTTGGACGACGAGCTGACCCAGAAGATCCGCACCACCATTCGCGCCAATACCACCCCCCGCCACGTGCCGGCGAAGGTGATTCAGGTGGCGGATATTCCCCGTACCATTAGTGGAAAAATCGTGGAGCTGGCGGTGCGCAATGTGGTGCATGGCAAGCCGGTGAAAAACCAGGAAGCACTGGCCAATCCACAGGCGCTGAAGCTGTTTGAAAATCTAGCAGCGCTGTCTGGCGAATAA
- a CDS encoding DUF3149 domain-containing protein, producing MICIKLANWRNFTLEPIKDKPLASSEARPQLTLEAIMDAMIDLFTSFSGLLSLGIIAFVCVMGGFFTRMALHKMNEEQEQLAETQAGQQMQDMKAA from the coding sequence TTGATCTGCATCAAGCTGGCCAATTGGCGCAACTTTACACTGGAACCAATTAAAGACAAGCCGTTGGCGAGTTCAGAAGCCCGGCCCCAATTGACCCTGGAGGCAATCATGGACGCAATGATCGACCTTTTCACCAGTTTTTCTGGCCTTCTGAGCCTGGGAATTATCGCTTTTGTGTGCGTGATGGGCGGGTTTTTCACCCGGATGGCACTGCACAAGATGAATGAAGAGCAGGAACAGCTGGCCGAGACGCAAGCCGGCCAGCAAATGCAAGACATGAAAGCCGCCTGA
- a CDS encoding autotransporter assembly complex family protein produces MLFASLFLLWPQQGLALPFFDSLPKFKVRVAENRELQEWLKDQLNEQRKSSSVLKSYEEALDVARYERGTLEKLLRSRGYYDGRVRQSVSDGEILYRVVPGRIYRVSSLSVRMPPNLKSGFPGVGIGVGDPLEAEKVTEGVQQIETYLAENACLLNVDVSYQATVVHSEHAARLEYRVAESPEVRIGQIHVAGITTIDEAFLRKRLKLDEGACFSRRKMDAAKLRLLRTNLVAGVNTEVSEPDAGIVDITFLVIERKHRTVRLGVGYTSDEGAGVSAGWEHRNILGRGEKIEVETRVNEVKQSLKGQLLVPRFFRDDQEFSATAEASNEDRDSYQAESITLGGTISRRHTKHRTFSVGSELKFSRVQEEGEESENYNLLSFPLGLKIDTTDNLLDARRGATVALEIKPYLDLRGSGTRFVKNTLVATGYLTGEEIRFDPTLAVRIKAGVISGIDNLDIPADERFYAGGGGSVRGYSYQALGPRRLIPSPVAGEPPELSDPIGGRALSEISLEGRFRFTESWGGVLFVDGGNAYADPQPNFSDLYWGAGLGVRYMTSFAPLRFDIAFPLDRRDGLGDSNYQIYVSLGQAF; encoded by the coding sequence GTGCTGTTCGCATCGTTGTTTCTGCTGTGGCCACAGCAGGGCCTGGCGTTGCCGTTTTTCGACAGCCTGCCGAAATTCAAGGTTCGGGTTGCCGAAAACCGCGAGTTGCAGGAGTGGCTGAAAGACCAGCTGAACGAGCAGCGTAAATCCAGCAGTGTGCTCAAATCCTACGAAGAGGCGCTGGATGTGGCGCGCTACGAGCGCGGTACGCTGGAAAAATTATTGCGCTCCCGGGGCTATTACGATGGTCGCGTGCGCCAGTCCGTCAGCGACGGGGAGATTCTTTACCGCGTGGTGCCCGGGCGGATATACCGCGTCAGCAGCCTCAGTGTGCGTATGCCGCCGAACCTGAAGTCGGGTTTTCCCGGCGTGGGGATAGGGGTTGGTGATCCTCTGGAGGCGGAGAAGGTTACCGAGGGCGTCCAGCAAATCGAGACCTACCTGGCCGAAAATGCCTGCCTGCTGAACGTGGATGTGAGTTATCAGGCCACGGTGGTTCACAGCGAACACGCTGCGCGGCTGGAATATCGCGTGGCCGAAAGCCCGGAAGTGCGTATCGGGCAGATTCATGTTGCAGGCATCACCACCATTGACGAAGCGTTCCTGCGCAAGCGGTTGAAGCTGGACGAGGGCGCCTGTTTTTCCCGTCGCAAGATGGATGCGGCAAAGTTGCGACTGCTGCGCACCAACCTGGTCGCCGGGGTGAACACCGAGGTGTCCGAACCGGATGCGGGTATCGTGGATATCACTTTTCTGGTGATTGAACGCAAGCATCGCACGGTGAGGTTGGGGGTGGGCTACACCTCCGATGAGGGGGCGGGCGTTTCGGCCGGGTGGGAGCATCGGAATATTCTGGGGCGCGGCGAAAAAATCGAGGTGGAAACCCGGGTCAATGAGGTCAAGCAGTCGCTCAAGGGCCAGTTGCTGGTGCCGCGCTTTTTTCGCGATGACCAGGAGTTCTCCGCCACTGCGGAGGCCTCCAATGAAGACCGGGACTCCTATCAGGCTGAATCCATTACCCTCGGCGGCACCATTTCCCGGCGACATACCAAGCACCGCACCTTCAGTGTGGGCAGCGAGCTCAAATTCAGCCGGGTACAGGAAGAGGGGGAAGAGAGCGAGAATTACAACCTGTTGTCCTTCCCGCTTGGCCTGAAGATTGATACCACCGATAACCTGCTCGATGCCCGCCGCGGTGCCACAGTGGCGCTGGAGATCAAACCCTACCTTGACCTGAGAGGCAGCGGCACACGCTTTGTCAAAAACACACTGGTGGCTACCGGTTACCTGACCGGGGAGGAAATCCGCTTTGACCCTACGCTGGCTGTGCGCATCAAGGCGGGGGTAATCAGCGGTATCGACAATCTGGACATTCCTGCAGACGAACGTTTCTACGCCGGCGGCGGTGGCTCGGTACGTGGATACAGTTATCAGGCGCTCGGGCCCAGGCGTTTGATTCCCTCGCCGGTGGCCGGGGAACCCCCCGAGCTGTCGGACCCGATTGGTGGCCGCGCCCTCAGTGAAATCTCTCTGGAAGGACGTTTTCGTTTCACCGAGTCCTGGGGGGGCGTGCTGTTTGTGGATGGCGGTAATGCCTACGCCGACCCCCAGCCAAATTTCAGTGATCTCTATTGGGGCGCCGGCCTGGGGGTGCGCTACATGACGTCGTTTGCACCCTTGCGCTTTGATATCGCCTTCCCGCTGGATCGCAGGGATGGCCTCGGCGACAGCAATTACCAGATCTACGTCAGTCTCGGGCAGGCGTTCTGA